One part of the Bacteroidales bacterium genome encodes these proteins:
- a CDS encoding CHRD domain-containing protein has translation MKRILFIIIAVHFAFSSWAQESFGGLMFSARLDTTQHEGQLWVPSSGNAVAGFSHHDDTLWFEITANGLTGPITSAHIHSAESGSVEYSLNPFIDGNKLKGYLTEISFNNGKLKDFLEGAYYVNIHTASNPDGEIRGRIIPETDDNYLATLDMIQAGNSIPSDHTPIGLGSFNLSMDHTELEINLLVNDLTAPITNAHLHYGSPGQSGPVIVPLSQFKNGNNYKGIFDLTGLANPSTFLDSLQNGKVYVNVHTSNFPAGEIRGQLMKSAPLSFDTWMDPGQETTNVDPSTPEEAMAICNFYVNSSLDSIWLNVVADQLSGPIQSAHFHNGKAGNSGPVVVDLNNFIQGNLITGLLTPSSPNFVSDFDFDEFVKRVLSDDIYINIHTSLNPAGEVRGQPASLSREGVIYSLCPEQEVAAVTGGEFAQGSGFVSLDRKYTNLHYGHAVSRLSSTISMSHFHHALPGVNGPVVFPLPADSVMMGFWNDASFTDDIADQFESGEMYANFHTTLNPAGEVRGQVEIVDFCETVTAVNEEILPFTYSMNIYPNPISSSSIMAFSIPKSGFVSVTINDLLGNHKKVLVDRLMKKGSYTEIIEAQTLSAGLYFYRLTIDGKLAGTGKFMVIR, from the coding sequence ATGAAAAGAATTCTATTCATAATCATTGCTGTCCATTTTGCTTTTTCCTCATGGGCACAGGAATCGTTCGGTGGTTTGATGTTTTCCGCCAGACTTGATACTACTCAGCATGAAGGGCAGCTTTGGGTCCCTTCTTCAGGAAATGCTGTGGCCGGTTTTTCGCATCATGACGATACGCTATGGTTCGAAATTACTGCCAATGGACTTACTGGTCCGATTACTTCAGCTCATATTCATTCTGCCGAAAGTGGAAGTGTGGAATATAGCCTGAATCCTTTCATAGATGGGAATAAACTTAAAGGGTATCTTACAGAAATAAGCTTTAACAATGGTAAACTTAAAGATTTTCTCGAGGGTGCTTATTATGTAAATATACATACTGCCTCCAATCCTGATGGTGAGATTCGCGGCAGAATTATTCCTGAAACAGATGACAACTATCTTGCAACGCTTGATATGATTCAGGCTGGTAACAGCATCCCATCTGACCATACACCAATTGGTCTTGGTTCATTTAATCTGAGTATGGACCATACAGAATTGGAAATCAATTTATTGGTTAATGATCTCACAGCTCCCATTACTAATGCACACCTGCATTATGGCAGCCCGGGTCAGAGCGGACCAGTGATTGTTCCCCTGTCACAGTTTAAAAATGGGAATAATTATAAAGGGATTTTTGATCTGACAGGTCTTGCAAATCCCTCCACTTTCCTTGATTCATTGCAGAATGGTAAGGTTTATGTCAATGTTCACACTTCCAACTTTCCTGCTGGTGAAATCAGGGGACAACTTATGAAGAGTGCTCCCCTCTCATTTGATACCTGGATGGATCCCGGGCAGGAAACAACGAATGTTGATCCTTCTACCCCGGAGGAAGCAATGGCAATCTGTAACTTCTACGTGAACAGTAGCCTTGATTCCATCTGGTTAAATGTGGTAGCTGATCAACTAAGCGGACCTATTCAGTCAGCACATTTCCATAATGGCAAAGCAGGTAACAGTGGCCCTGTAGTTGTTGACCTCAATAATTTTATCCAGGGTAACCTTATTACCGGTTTATTAACCCCTTCAAGCCCTAATTTTGTTTCTGACTTTGATTTCGATGAATTCGTCAAGCGTGTGCTAAGTGATGACATTTATATCAACATTCACACAAGCCTCAACCCAGCTGGTGAAGTACGCGGACAACCAGCATCTTTAAGCAGGGAAGGGGTGATTTATAGCTTATGCCCTGAACAGGAAGTTGCTGCTGTAACTGGAGGGGAATTTGCTCAGGGATCTGGTTTTGTGTCGCTGGACAGGAAATATACTAATCTGCATTATGGACATGCCGTGAGTCGCTTGAGTTCAACCATAAGTATGAGTCATTTCCATCATGCCCTACCCGGGGTTAATGGTCCTGTAGTTTTTCCCCTACCCGCCGATTCTGTTATGATGGGCTTTTGGAATGATGCTTCGTTTACTGATGATATAGCTGACCAGTTTGAAAGTGGGGAAATGTATGCTAATTTCCATACAACACTAAATCCTGCCGGCGAAGTCAGGGGACAGGTGGAAATTGTGGATTTCTGTGAAACCGTTACTGCTGTGAATGAGGAAATCCTTCCTTTTACATACTCGATGAATATCTATCCGAATCCCATCAGTTCCTCATCGATAATGGCTTTTTCTATTCCTAAGTCCGGATTTGTATCAGTGACTATAAACGATCTTCTTGGCAATCATAAGAAAGTTTTGGTAGATCGACTCATGAAAAAAGGCAGCTACACCGAAATTATTGAAGCACAAACCTTATCAGCAGGGCTATATTTTTATAGGCTGACAATTGATGGTAAGCTGGCAGGTACTGGTAAATTCATGGTAATCAGGTAA
- a CDS encoding TetR/AcrR family transcriptional regulator yields the protein MNNTKEHILQTSLMLFLQKSYRDVTMSEIVEKTALSKGAFYHYFNSKEALFKEVTEMIFSMGQVKYETFDHQSLFTFYHDYAEFLNDSLVIMQGLSVSLPERSNSLNFFLIMFEAVSRFPEFLEKELEMHKQDLNQWKKVINNARLKNEIKSGSNDEEIADLFLYCTDGVFIRYVNNNDPKAYKDYLLGAFNSIYQNLRV from the coding sequence ATGAATAACACCAAAGAGCATATCCTCCAAACATCATTGATGTTATTTCTGCAGAAGAGCTACAGAGATGTCACCATGAGCGAGATTGTAGAAAAGACAGCCTTATCAAAAGGTGCTTTTTATCATTATTTTAATAGTAAAGAGGCATTATTCAAGGAAGTTACAGAAATGATCTTCAGTATGGGGCAGGTTAAATATGAAACCTTCGATCACCAATCTTTATTCACTTTTTACCATGATTATGCTGAATTTCTGAATGATTCACTGGTAATAATGCAAGGATTATCAGTGAGCCTGCCAGAAAGGTCAAATAGCTTGAATTTCTTCCTCATCATGTTTGAAGCGGTAAGTCGTTTCCCGGAATTCCTTGAAAAAGAACTGGAAATGCATAAACAAGACTTGAATCAATGGAAAAAGGTGATTAATAATGCCAGATTAAAGAATGAGATTAAGAGCGGTTCCAATGACGAAGAAATAGCTGACCTTTTCCTTTATTGTACGGATGGGGTGTTCATCAGGTATGTGAATAACAATGATCCCAAAGCTTACAAAGATTACCTGCTTGGTGCATTCAACTCCATTTATCAGAACCTGAGAGTCTAA
- a CDS encoding ABC transporter ATP-binding protein, giving the protein MITTEKLTKRYKDVVAVSEISLNVNKGEIYGFLGLNGAGKTTTIRMLLGMIQPDSGKAFIDGMKVQSNKTDLWKEIGYLVEVPYSYPDLTVQENLEIIRSLRLLKDKNAVLSVMESLKLTQYANRKARHLSLGNAQRLGLAKALIHHPKILILDEPSNGLDPAGIYEIRELLKTLAQEQGVTVFVSSHILGEISKFATRIGIIHNGKLIQEINTAELELLCHKHLNVSTRDNDAAIKVLSSQGITADKESESILQINDIELIKKPEIITTILVNQQLPPTMLHVVEEDLETYFFRTIGIQKTAQ; this is encoded by the coding sequence ATGATTACAACCGAAAAACTTACCAAACGATACAAGGATGTAGTAGCCGTTTCTGAAATTTCCCTCAACGTAAACAAAGGAGAAATCTATGGATTCCTGGGATTGAATGGTGCAGGCAAAACTACTACCATCAGGATGTTACTTGGGATGATACAACCTGATTCAGGGAAAGCATTTATTGATGGCATGAAGGTCCAATCCAACAAAACGGACCTCTGGAAAGAAATCGGCTACCTGGTGGAAGTACCATACTCCTATCCGGATCTTACGGTACAGGAAAACCTTGAAATCATCCGCAGTCTAAGGCTATTAAAAGATAAAAATGCAGTATTATCAGTCATGGAGTCACTTAAGCTTACTCAATATGCAAACAGAAAGGCAAGGCATTTATCACTAGGCAATGCACAAAGGCTTGGATTGGCAAAAGCATTGATTCATCACCCGAAAATCCTCATTTTGGATGAACCATCGAATGGCCTTGATCCTGCAGGTATATATGAAATCAGGGAATTATTAAAAACCCTGGCACAGGAACAAGGAGTTACTGTTTTTGTTTCCAGTCATATACTGGGAGAAATATCAAAGTTTGCGACCCGGATAGGTATCATTCATAATGGAAAGCTAATACAGGAAATAAATACGGCTGAATTGGAATTACTTTGTCATAAACATTTAAACGTCAGCACAAGGGATAATGATGCAGCTATCAAAGTGCTGTCATCGCAAGGAATCACTGCAGACAAAGAAAGTGAAAGTATACTTCAGATCAATGATATTGAACTCATTAAAAAACCCGAAATCATTACCACCATCCTGGTAAATCAGCAATTACCCCCAACCATGTTACATGTTGTTGAAGAGGACCTGGAAACCTATTTCTTCAGAACCATTGGAATTCAAAAAACGGCACAATGA
- a CDS encoding ABC transporter permease: MRKIAIAIKVEYLKIKSSKIFWITLFLFILIPIMMGLMIYIVRHPEISAKLGIIGAKASLFGNADGPAYMGLVIQAIASVGLIGYGFVTSWMFGSEHTQHTMKDILALPVSRNHIVLAKFFIVICWSILLSFVMIISALIICYLMNLSGFTATNLKESISTFAITALMTILLCSPVAFLAGYGRGLVAPLGFIFVTMIMAQFVALSGLGAYFPWSIPGLNTAPEGTEGMKLLPVSYVILTLTFIGGYWATQFWWNHADHH, translated from the coding sequence ATGAGAAAAATCGCTATAGCAATTAAAGTTGAGTATCTGAAAATCAAGAGTTCAAAGATTTTTTGGATCACTCTTTTCTTATTTATCCTCATCCCTATTATGATGGGTCTGATGATTTATATTGTTCGTCATCCTGAAATATCTGCCAAACTTGGAATTATCGGTGCAAAAGCATCCTTATTTGGTAATGCTGATGGTCCGGCGTATATGGGCCTGGTAATACAGGCCATTGCATCCGTTGGTCTAATTGGGTATGGATTCGTTACTTCCTGGATGTTTGGAAGTGAACATACTCAACACACAATGAAAGATATACTGGCATTGCCGGTTTCAAGAAATCATATTGTACTGGCAAAGTTTTTTATAGTGATTTGCTGGAGTATACTGCTTTCATTCGTGATGATAATTAGTGCATTGATAATCTGCTATTTAATGAATCTTTCCGGTTTCACTGCCACCAATCTGAAGGAGAGTATCTCAACATTTGCTATTACTGCATTAATGACCATACTCTTATGCAGCCCGGTTGCTTTTCTGGCCGGCTATGGAAGAGGTCTGGTTGCCCCATTAGGTTTTATCTTCGTAACAATGATAATGGCACAATTTGTTGCATTATCTGGGTTAGGCGCCTATTTCCCATGGTCAATCCCAGGTTTAAATACAGCTCCGGAAGGTACAGAAGGTATGAAGCTACTGCCGGTTAGTTATGTAATTCTGACATTAACATTTATCGGGGGATACTGGGCTACTCAATTCTGGTGGAATCATGCTGATCACCACTGA
- a CDS encoding TonB-dependent receptor — translation MLRFLIPFFILFPFIIQAQTSLSGKVYDESAKPLPYATVALLKPSDSTLLFFGITNEQGNFEIKRITKGTYILQVAFIGFQTYYESIVFPEKAGDYGVVVLKVKSLNLSEAEVLGEYIPITVKKDTIEYNAAAFKTKPDAVAEDLLRKLPGVEVDRAGNIKAMGEDVKNVMVDGKEFFSSDPKVATKNLPADAINKVQVYDKKSEAAELAGIDDGSRDKTINLLLKDGKKQAWLGDVTAGAGTNERYAASAKVYRFTKSNQFAVLGMLNNINRFGFSFQDYIDFNGGLPAMMGSGSMRFSISSDDELPINFGQTVNGLVTSGAGGINYSFDLKKNNRIYASYMGSGTDRNLIQKGFTRNYLATGEFTEENQNDENSRNYSHRLNLGWKDKSDTTRTLMFNGSIGLTDSREDALSFSKAIRENDFIHQLESNAKMKRSGMSASSTFSAMKKGRGIFKLYRLGMNANFSKSLSDNDRLNLSQYAGIEVLYRDHQFRNKDSRSQEIGASLGSMVKIAKGLYFEPDVSASFEKNSLNRTQGLSGEEQSPVDSLSPDFSRSLLLVNPTARIRWNFSKMRIVPGLTVQIVDNKNVLSGDEGEQTTYARVLPSFSWEWDYSTGNRLSLDYNSSLSEPTLEFLLPVVDNSNPQSLFYGNRKLKPETRHEIFANWLLFDQFSQTSVFARVGGTYIVDKIGFSRWISDSLVQRIYLLNTDNERELNGNIDFTTPLKIIGMNLHLGLNGRWTNGLSFVNDAENKTNSFSRSVLLSLDNRKKEKWDLDIGAEISFTDAKYSLQSGLNNKYITLNYFAEFNYNPNDSWHFGMNADVINYSSGSYQKSVSIPLLGAEMSYSFLRNHRGILQLESNDLLNENKGLQRTSEMNYLREVRSNIIGRYVLLSFKYRLNKAAKARGGLEIEMKKR, via the coding sequence ATGCTTAGGTTTCTGATTCCTTTTTTCATCCTGTTCCCGTTTATCATTCAGGCCCAGACTTCTCTTTCAGGCAAAGTGTATGATGAAAGTGCCAAACCCTTGCCTTATGCAACGGTTGCTTTGTTAAAACCTTCTGATTCAACATTATTGTTCTTTGGTATAACCAACGAACAGGGAAATTTTGAAATCAAACGAATCACAAAGGGAACTTATATTTTACAGGTGGCATTTATTGGTTTTCAGACTTATTATGAAAGTATTGTTTTTCCTGAAAAAGCTGGCGATTATGGTGTGGTAGTATTGAAGGTCAAATCATTGAATTTGTCAGAAGCGGAAGTGCTGGGCGAATATATCCCGATAACAGTTAAAAAGGATACCATAGAATACAATGCTGCTGCTTTTAAAACCAAACCTGATGCTGTAGCAGAAGATTTACTACGGAAACTTCCCGGTGTGGAAGTGGATAGAGCAGGAAATATTAAGGCGATGGGAGAGGATGTCAAAAATGTGATGGTGGATGGGAAAGAATTCTTTAGTTCCGATCCGAAAGTGGCCACTAAAAATCTCCCTGCTGATGCTATCAATAAAGTGCAAGTATATGACAAGAAATCTGAAGCTGCTGAATTGGCCGGAATTGATGATGGGTCACGGGACAAGACCATCAATTTGCTTCTGAAGGATGGGAAAAAGCAAGCCTGGCTTGGTGATGTTACGGCAGGAGCAGGGACTAATGAAAGATATGCCGCTTCGGCAAAGGTATATCGGTTTACTAAAAGCAATCAGTTTGCTGTATTAGGTATGCTCAACAATATCAACCGGTTCGGATTCAGTTTCCAGGATTATATTGATTTCAATGGGGGACTGCCAGCTATGATGGGGAGTGGCTCCATGCGTTTCAGTATAAGCAGCGATGATGAATTACCCATAAATTTTGGACAAACAGTGAACGGATTGGTCACCTCAGGAGCCGGAGGGATAAACTATTCCTTTGATCTGAAGAAAAACAACCGGATTTATGCCAGTTACATGGGAAGCGGCACCGACAGAAACCTAATCCAGAAAGGTTTTACCAGGAATTACCTGGCTACAGGTGAATTCACTGAAGAAAACCAAAACGACGAAAACAGCCGAAATTATAGTCACCGGCTGAACCTTGGCTGGAAGGATAAATCAGATACTACCAGAACCTTGATGTTTAATGGTTCAATAGGGTTGACTGATTCAAGAGAAGATGCCTTATCCTTCTCAAAAGCAATTCGTGAAAATGATTTTATCCATCAGCTGGAATCGAATGCAAAAATGAAACGATCCGGGATGTCAGCGAGCAGTACATTTTCTGCGATGAAGAAAGGAAGGGGAATATTCAAACTCTACAGGTTGGGCATGAATGCAAATTTCAGCAAAAGCCTGAGTGACAATGACCGGCTGAATCTCAGTCAATACGCTGGAATTGAAGTGCTCTACCGTGATCATCAGTTCAGGAATAAAGATTCACGCTCTCAGGAAATTGGGGCTAGTTTGGGCTCAATGGTCAAAATAGCGAAAGGCCTTTATTTTGAACCTGATGTGAGTGCAAGTTTTGAAAAGAATTCATTAAACAGAACCCAGGGTTTATCAGGAGAAGAACAATCCCCTGTTGATAGTCTGAGTCCGGATTTCAGCAGAAGTCTGTTACTGGTCAATCCTACGGCACGAATCAGGTGGAATTTTTCAAAGATGAGGATAGTGCCAGGCTTAACCGTCCAGATTGTTGACAACAAAAACGTCCTGTCAGGTGATGAAGGTGAACAGACTACATATGCCAGGGTCCTGCCTTCTTTTAGCTGGGAATGGGATTATTCAACAGGTAACCGTCTAAGCCTTGATTATAATTCTTCCCTCTCAGAGCCAACACTTGAATTTCTTCTCCCGGTAGTTGATAATTCAAATCCGCAGTCACTTTTCTATGGAAACAGGAAATTAAAGCCAGAAACCAGGCATGAAATCTTTGCTAACTGGCTGCTTTTTGACCAGTTTTCGCAAACTTCAGTTTTTGCCAGGGTTGGAGGAACTTATATAGTCGACAAAATTGGGTTTTCCCGGTGGATTTCCGATAGCCTTGTTCAGCGGATATACTTGCTGAATACTGATAATGAGAGAGAATTGAATGGAAATATTGACTTCACTACACCGCTAAAAATCATCGGGATGAACCTGCATTTAGGACTGAACGGACGTTGGACAAATGGATTGAGCTTTGTAAATGATGCAGAGAATAAAACAAACAGTTTTTCAAGAAGTGTCCTTTTGAGCCTGGACAACAGGAAGAAAGAGAAATGGGACCTCGACATTGGAGCTGAAATTAGCTTTACCGATGCAAAATATTCGCTTCAATCCGGATTGAATAACAAGTATATCACTTTGAACTATTTTGCGGAGTTCAATTATAATCCGAATGATAGCTGGCACTTTGGAATGAATGCTGACGTGATAAATTATAGTTCAGGCAGCTATCAGAAATCGGTAAGTATTCCTTTGCTGGGTGCAGAAATGAGTTACAGCTTCCTCAGGAACCACAGGGGTATTCTTCAGCTTGAATCAAACGATTTGCTCAATGAAAACAAAGGCCTGCAACGGACAAGTGAAATGAATTACCTCAGAGAAGTACGATCCAACATCATTGGTCGATATGTTTTGCTCTCATTCAAATATAGGTTGAATAAGGCTGCAAAAGCCAGGGGTGGGCTGGAGATTGAAATGAAGAAGAGATAA
- a CDS encoding GLPGLI family protein: MKNILMIIPAMLCMLTVIAQQGTVVYDETMKLEIHLEGEGAAMQDLLPKERKVTKLLHFTPDATLLVNQAQTDDQEVTEEMAGGGMMVVKMEEPDEKVYFDINNQKVIEQRDFMSRMFLIESIPDSLPWKLTGNRKQILDYPCLEAYYEKDSSKTVAWFTPSIPVSSGPGNYRGLPGLILEVNVNDGKRIITTSSITQADVKALMVKPKQGKKVTKEEFQAIVEEKTGEMNSEGGGVFMIKITR; the protein is encoded by the coding sequence ATGAAAAATATCCTGATGATTATCCCGGCAATGCTTTGTATGTTGACTGTTATTGCTCAGCAAGGGACGGTTGTATATGATGAAACAATGAAATTAGAGATCCACCTGGAAGGCGAAGGAGCGGCAATGCAGGATTTGCTGCCAAAAGAAAGAAAAGTGACTAAGCTGTTACATTTTACACCGGATGCAACATTATTAGTAAATCAAGCCCAAACAGACGATCAGGAAGTGACAGAAGAAATGGCCGGGGGAGGAATGATGGTGGTGAAAATGGAGGAACCTGATGAAAAAGTCTATTTCGATATTAATAATCAGAAAGTTATTGAACAAAGGGATTTCATGTCCCGTATGTTTCTCATTGAATCCATTCCTGATTCATTACCCTGGAAATTAACCGGGAACCGGAAACAAATTCTGGATTATCCTTGCCTGGAAGCATATTACGAAAAGGATAGTTCAAAAACTGTTGCCTGGTTTACCCCATCCATTCCTGTTTCATCAGGACCCGGTAATTATCGCGGGCTCCCCGGACTCATCCTGGAAGTTAATGTGAATGACGGGAAAAGAATAATTACGACTTCATCCATCACTCAAGCTGATGTTAAGGCACTTATGGTGAAGCCAAAACAGGGAAAAAAGGTTACAAAAGAGGAGTTTCAGGCCATTGTTGAAGAAAAAACCGGTGAGATGAATAGTGAAGGTGGTGGTGTGTTCATGATTAAAATAACCCGGTAG
- a CDS encoding HAMP domain-containing histidine kinase codes for MKKKSTRLPLISSMMIVAQLLLMILTIHWLNMQYGEHKKTLMKDISELWMRSQQQMIDSLILKQYINPMIDSTTHFNFQFEFNTDSLQRYSSLERDALMNMEVPPIHLPVEESKIIVKVSDSVKVKAFTKHDDPSFFKRDLVLKGVKLFVNEFSDSSFNGQNMAAWAMDSDTNLFKSTFTKEIAGFDPKIRILWKTQDFPDSSFFQAKPPPHLQMVTGDKSIEANIEGYSLMILAKMLPQIGFALLLVILTALAFLLSHRSLRTQELLNIQRNDFIRNMSHELKTPVATVKVALEALKKYDRSNDPHIMNEYLDMATSEADRLELLINRVMSISDNGDAFLSNPVEVNMKVLLSGVLHTLKPRLDSEQAEIILEFPGDECVVMADPLHVSGVLINLLDNSLKYSTAPARISITLKNANDFIHIEVADKGIGVPEEFRDKIFEKFFRAPTGDIHDVKGYGLGLSYARTVMHQHHGSITYRSVPEGGSIFTLIFPKKKS; via the coding sequence ATGAAGAAGAAATCAACCCGGCTTCCTTTGATAAGTTCGATGATGATAGTTGCCCAGCTATTATTAATGATACTCACTATTCACTGGCTGAACATGCAATACGGGGAACATAAGAAGACCCTAATGAAGGACATTTCTGAGCTTTGGATGCGTTCTCAGCAGCAGATGATTGATTCTTTAATTCTAAAACAATACATCAATCCGATGATTGATAGTACCACTCATTTCAATTTTCAATTTGAATTCAATACTGATTCTCTCCAAAGGTATTCTTCCCTTGAAAGGGATGCACTCATGAATATGGAAGTACCTCCTATTCATCTTCCTGTAGAAGAAAGCAAAATCATAGTAAAAGTGAGTGATTCGGTGAAGGTAAAAGCATTTACAAAGCACGATGATCCTTCATTTTTTAAAAGGGACCTGGTGTTGAAAGGGGTAAAACTATTTGTTAATGAGTTCTCCGACAGCAGTTTTAATGGTCAGAATATGGCAGCATGGGCAATGGATTCAGATACTAACCTTTTTAAAAGCACTTTTACTAAGGAGATAGCCGGGTTCGATCCGAAAATCAGGATCTTATGGAAAACCCAGGATTTTCCTGACAGCAGTTTCTTTCAGGCAAAACCTCCGCCACATTTACAGATGGTTACAGGAGATAAAAGTATTGAAGCAAATATCGAGGGTTATAGCCTAATGATCCTTGCAAAAATGCTACCACAGATTGGCTTTGCATTATTGCTTGTGATACTTACTGCTCTGGCATTTCTTCTCAGTCATAGAAGTTTAAGGACACAAGAATTGTTAAACATTCAACGGAACGATTTTATCAGAAATATGTCACATGAATTAAAAACCCCTGTTGCCACTGTGAAGGTTGCGCTCGAGGCATTAAAGAAATATGACAGAAGTAATGATCCCCATATCATGAATGAATACCTTGATATGGCTACGTCTGAAGCTGACAGGCTGGAATTACTGATTAACAGGGTTATGAGCATTTCTGACAATGGAGATGCATTCTTATCCAATCCTGTAGAAGTAAATATGAAGGTATTATTAAGTGGCGTTCTTCATACACTCAAACCCCGGTTGGATAGCGAACAGGCTGAAATCATACTCGAATTTCCCGGAGATGAATGTGTTGTAATGGCTGATCCTTTGCATGTTAGTGGAGTATTAATCAACCTTCTGGATAATAGTCTGAAATACAGCACTGCACCTGCCAGAATCAGCATTACATTGAAAAATGCAAATGATTTCATTCATATAGAAGTTGCTGACAAAGGAATTGGAGTGCCTGAAGAATTCCGGGATAAAATTTTTGAGAAATTCTTCAGGGCTCCTACCGGTGATATTCATGATGTAAAGGGATATGGCCTTGGTCTGAGTTATGCCAGAACTGTCATGCATCAGCATCATGGAAGCATCACCTATCGATCTGTACCAGAAGGAGGAAGTATTTTTACACTCATTTTTCCAAAAAAGAAATCATGA
- a CDS encoding response regulator transcription factor → MKTRVLYIEDEAFLGRIVSETLQQQGFDIQLITDGAKVMEALHSFEPDICVLDIMLPNVDGYTLCKQIKTEKPSLPVIFLTAKSETEDLVKGFECGGTDYIKKPFSMEELMVRIKNQLFLLTSKKQNGKDEIHLGKYTLYPLRYELISPTTTFSLSAREMEIVGMLTETINQVIERRSLLLKIWGDDSFFNSRTLDVYIRKLRALFSEDPDIQLVTLKGKGYLFLIK, encoded by the coding sequence ATGAAAACCAGGGTTTTATATATTGAAGACGAAGCCTTTTTAGGAAGAATTGTAAGTGAAACACTTCAGCAACAAGGGTTTGACATCCAATTGATTACGGATGGGGCAAAAGTAATGGAAGCATTACATTCTTTTGAGCCTGATATCTGTGTTCTCGATATTATGCTCCCAAATGTGGACGGGTACACACTATGTAAACAAATCAAGACTGAAAAACCTTCATTGCCAGTGATCTTCCTTACTGCTAAGAGTGAGACAGAGGATCTGGTCAAAGGGTTTGAATGCGGGGGTACCGATTATATTAAAAAACCATTTAGCATGGAAGAGCTGATGGTCAGGATAAAAAATCAACTATTTCTATTGACTTCAAAAAAGCAGAATGGGAAAGATGAGATTCACCTGGGAAAGTACACGCTCTATCCCTTGCGATATGAGTTAATTTCACCTACCACTACTTTCTCCTTATCTGCAAGGGAGATGGAAATTGTGGGAATGCTTACAGAAACCATTAACCAAGTGATTGAACGAAGATCCCTTTTACTTAAGATCTGGGGGGATGACTCCTTTTTTAATTCGAGGACACTGGATGTATATATCAGGAAATTGAGAGCTTTATTTTCGGAGGATCCAGATATCCAATTAGTAACCCTAAAGGGAAAAGGCTATTTATTTCTGATCAAATGA